A window of the Macrobrachium rosenbergii isolate ZJJX-2024 chromosome 43, ASM4041242v1, whole genome shotgun sequence genome harbors these coding sequences:
- the LOC136828965 gene encoding putative uncharacterized protein DDB_G0286901 translates to MGRYKRRQRLANVEQFRPLTQTMKIFILGSLFLLASAAKLDHLSGTHQGEQYFERSPNNNLVHIKYGSEHGHAHSHGSQFSVNQASSQVGISNQFSSSSQGARSQFSSQNQQTNQGQFSSQAQQSSRNQFSAQGQVNTGSQFSGQSQQSNINLLSSQQGNRNQISSQVQQGLANQYSTQNQLNRNQIQSQIQQDQSNQFSLHSSQNLGNQFSSKTQQGSVQQFSTQNQQAGGSRFSSLTQQNNANQFQSQNQQNAAQLISQSQQGNRDRFSIQSQPGNLQSNRNQFSLQNQQNNQFSTQTQLGNRNQFSTSTTSQLNNRNQLSALEQQTNRNQFSNVNQQFGTTQGNRNQLSVLSNRNQLSTQGNRNQFSTLSQSNRNQFSTQNQQSIKNQFSTLTQGSRNQFSTQGQQSNRNQFATQGQQSNRNQLSTQGQQSNRNQFSTQGQQSNRNQFSLQSQQNNRNQLSASLQSQVNNENQFSTQSQQITGNQLSVRSQQNRNQFSTENQQNNRNQFSTTQSQQNNRNQFSSQSQQNNRNQFSTQIQQNNRNQFSTQSQQNNRNQFSTLSQQNDRNQFSTSIQGQVSTGNQYSAGTQENRSQFATQNQQNRRVQYSNQGSQGLNQRYSFSDNRYSDPNLVDIKQTNLQTSFSSSGSQPSFNNNNQFQTIQNVGSTSFQVSQGGSISQQTQIQDSNQFRPSQNIGSSIQSSLSQGSGASQFSQNVGASRSQQNQNQFLSLSQSQGNQNAFQTSQNQLNRANNQQQFSGAQVQNANNQFQFNQQNQQSLQFQTSEMKEIAGHIQSINGDKILGVFQTFFVPPTSNLFEGTTSSSFSCSAFGQGYYADQESNCRMFHVCTPVQTQDGTATQYRFTFRCGEGEQFDQNTLTCSRSSNTCSSASTIFTRSQQDSQRLFSGFSAPAGPTSNSICYLANNQIITGVRK, encoded by the exons ATGGGCAGGTATAAAAGGAGACAGCGACTGGCAAACGTCGAGCAGTTCCGCCCACTCACTCAAACCATGAAGATCTTCATCCTTG GCTCCCTCTTCTTGCTGGCCTCTGCTGCCAAGCTTGACCATCTGTCCGGGACACAccaaggagaacagtattttgAACGATCCCCAAACAACAACCTCGTTCATATCAAGTATGGTAGTGAACATGGACACGCCCACTCTCATGGAAGTCAGTTCAGCGTGAACCAGGCTTCCAGCCAAGTTGGCATCAGCAATCagttctcttcctcttctcaggGCGCAAGGTCTCAATTTTCTTCACAAAACCAACAGACAAACCAAGGCCAATTCTCCTCACAGGCTCAGCAGAGCAGCAGAAATCAGTTTTCTGCTCAGGGTCAAGTAAACACTGGAAGCCAGTTCTCTGGACAAAGCCAACAAAGTAACATCAATCTGTTATCTTCCCAGCAAGGTAATAGGAATCAAATTTCCTCCCAAGTGCAGCAAGGACTTGCAAATCAATACTCCACCCAGAACCAGTTAAACAGAAACCAGATTCAGTCTCAGATCCAACAGGACCAGAGTAACCAATTTTCTCTTCACAGCTCACAAAACCTTGGCAACCAGTTTTCATCTAAAACTCAACAAGGATCTGTGCAACAATTCTCTACCCAAAACCAACAGGCAGGAGGCAGCAGATTCTCTTCTTTGACCCAGCAAAATAACGCAAACCAGTTTCAGTCTCAAAACCAACAGAATGCAGCTCAGTTGATTTCTCAGAGCCAACAAGGAAACAGAGATAGGTTTTCTATTCAAAGCCAACCTGGCAACCTTCAGAGCAACAGGAACCAATTTTCCCTCCAGAATCAGCAAAACAATCAGTTCTCTACTCAGACCCAGCTTGGTAACAGAAACCAGTTTTCTACCTCTACCACGAGTCAGTTGAATAACAGGAACCAATTGTCTGCCTTGGAACAACAGACAAATAGGAACCAGTTCTCAAACGTGAACCAGCAGTTTGGCACGACCCAAGGCAACAGGAACCAGCTTTCTGTCCTGAGTAACAGGAATCAGCTTTCCACCCAAGGTAACAGGAACCAGTTCTCTACTCTGAGCCAAAGTAACAGGAACCAGTTCTCTACTCAGAATCAACAAAGTATTAAGAACCAGTTCTCTACCCTGACTCAAGGTAGCAGGAACCAGTTCTCTACCCAAGGTCAACAGAGTAACAGGAACCAGTTCGCTACCCAAGGTCAACAAAGTAACAGGAACCAGCTCTCCACCCAAGGTCAACAGAGTAACAGAAACCAGTTCTCCACCCAAGGTCAACAGAGTAACAGGAACCAGTTCTCTCTTCAGAGTCAACAGAACAACAGAAATCAATTGTCTGCCTCCCTCCAAAGCCaagtgaataatgaaaatcaGTTCTCTACTCAGAGCCAGCAAATTACTGGAAACCAGCTCTCTGTCAGAAGCCAACAGAACAGAAACCAATTCTCTACCGAAAACCAACAGAACAACAGAAACCAATTTTCTACCACCCAAAGCCAGCAAAACAACAGAAACCAATTCTCTAGCCAAAGCCAACAGAATAACAGAAACCAATTTTCTACTCAAATCCAGCAAAACAACAGAAACCAATTCTCTACCCAAAGCCAACAGAACAACAGAAACCAATTCTCTACCCTGAGCCAGCAAAATGACAGAAATCAGTTCTCTACATCCATCCAGGGTCAAGTAAGCACTGGAAACCAATATTCTGCTGGCACCCAGGAAAACAGAAGCCAGTTTGCAACACAGAATCAACAAAATAGGAGGGTCCAGTATTCCAATCAAGGCAGCCAAGGCTTAAACCAGAGATACAGTTTCAGTGATAACCGTTACAGTGACCCAAACCTTGTTGATATTAAGCAGACTAACTTGCAAACTTCCTTCAGTTCCTCAGGCAGTCAGCCATCTTTCAATAACAACAACCAGTTCCAGACCATTCAGAATGTTGGTAGCACAAGCTTCCAAGTATCCCAGGGTGGCAGCATTTCCCAGCAAACCCAAATTCAGGACAGTAACCAATTCCGACCAAGCCAGAACATAGGGAGCAGCATCCAGTCATCACTGAGCCAAGGATCAGGCGCTTCACAGTTTAGCCAGAATGTAGGTGCCAGCAGGTCCCAACAGAACCAAAATCAGTTCTTGAGCCTTTCCCAGAGTCAGGGCAACCAAAATGCTTTCCAGACATCACAGAACCAGTTGAACAGAGCGAACAACCAGCAGCAATTCTCAGGTGCCCAGGTACAAAATGCAAACAATCAGTTCCAGTTCAACCAGCAAAACCAACAATCACTGCAATTCCAGACCTCTGAG ATGAAAGAGATTGCTGGACATATACAAAGCATTAATGGCGACAAGATACTTGGAGTGTTCCAGACTTTCTTCGTACCACCAACCTCCAATCTTTTTGAAGGCACCACATCATCAAGTTTCTC ATGCTCTGCCTTTGGCCAAGGATACTACGCTGATCAGGAGAGTAACTGCCGGATGTTCCATGTGTGTACCCCTGTCCAGACTCAAGATGGCACTGCTACACAGTACAGATTTAC ATTCCGATGCGGAGAAGGTGAGCAGTTTGACCAGAATACTTTGACTTGCTCAAGGTCTTCAAACACTTGCTCTTCTGCTAGCACCATCTTTACTAGGAGCCAGCAGGACTCTCAGCGCTTGTTCTCCGGATTTTCTGCACCTGCTGGACCTACCAGCAACAGCATCTGCTATCTGGCCAACAACCAAATCATCACTGGTGTCCGCAAATAG